ATATAGGTGATTTTTGCATCAGAATTTAAAGGAGTAACATTGTAATTAATGGCACCAACCTCATCGATATCTAAACTTAAAAAACGTTTGGTATCCACTTTAATTTTGATTCCGTTTTGTAAAATAGCTTCAAAACTTCTAGACAACCAACCTTCTTTCATGTTTAGTTCTCGTTTAAAATCTGAGACTTCTTTACAGGTATTTAAATCTAGTTTTTCATCGTTAATTAAAACGTTAATTCCTATCCAATTTGGTGCATTTAATACTTTCGCAAAATACTCTGGATAACCGTTTTTCCACCATCCAACACGTGTTTTATCGGGATAATAAACACCTCCAATATAACTTCCTTGAAACGTAGCTCCAGTATATTGTTCTTCAAAATTAGCACGTTGTCCCATGACACCATTACCAATACTAAACAAACTTTCTGAAGATTTCACCATTTCTGCATCAAATCCTTCTTCTAGGATCGACCATTCATTTGGTTTTATATATTCTTGATTCATCTTAATTCTTTATTAAATCTTTAATAAAATTGGTACTGATTTCTGTGAAATCTTTAAAGATAAATTGCGCTTCAGAAAGCACATCTTTTTCTCCAATACCAATACTCATCATTTTCGCTGCATTTGCGGCTTCTACACCTGCTACAGCATCTTCAAAAACGACACAATCACTAGCATCTACACCTAATTGTTTTGCTGCAAGCAGAAAAACTTCTGGATCTGGTTTTGCTTTTGTTACATTATTTCCGTCTACAATTGTATCGAAATAATGCAATAAATTTACTTTCTCTAAAATTGGTTGTGCATTTTTACTTGCTGATCCTAAAGCTATTGGAATGTTATTTTCTTTCAAAAATTCTAATACTCTAGGAACATCTGGAAGAATTTCTGATTCATCCATATTTTCTATATACTGTAAATAGTCAACATTTTTTTCGACCATCCAAGTATCAAATTCTTCTTGTGTTGCTTCTCTATTACCAATTTCTAACAAAATTTCTAAACAACGTTTTCTACTAACGCCTTTAAATAATTCGTTTTGTTCTTTGGTAAATTCGAAGCCTAAATGATTAGCTAATTTTTTCCAAGCTAAGTAATGATATTTGGCAGTGTCAACAATAACACCATCCAAATCAAATATAAATCCTTTTTTCATTCTAATTTGTTTGTACTACATCATCTACATCTTTTACTTTGTAGACTAAAGCTGCAGCAATTAAAAAACTAAATCCACTTATCATTAAAGCAAATATTGCTTCATTATTATAAGCGTATTTTACTAACGGACCACCAATTAAAGCATTGATGATTTGTGGAATTACAATAAAGAAATTAAAAATCCCCATGTAAACTCCCATTTTTTTAGCTGATATAGAACCTGCTAAAATTGCATAAGGCATCGCTAAAATACTAGCCCAAGCAATACCTATACCAATCAT
The window above is part of the Polaribacter sp. SA4-12 genome. Proteins encoded here:
- the pgmB gene encoding beta-phosphoglucomutase, which translates into the protein MKKGFIFDLDGVIVDTAKYHYLAWKKLANHLGFEFTKEQNELFKGVSRKRCLEILLEIGNREATQEEFDTWMVEKNVDYLQYIENMDESEILPDVPRVLEFLKENNIPIALGSASKNAQPILEKVNLLHYFDTIVDGNNVTKAKPDPEVFLLAAKQLGVDASDCVVFEDAVAGVEAANAAKMMSIGIGEKDVLSEAQFIFKDFTEISTNFIKDLIKN